A genomic segment from Alkalilimnicola ehrlichii MLHE-1 encodes:
- a CDS encoding polysaccharide biosynthesis protein, with translation MNKAFLIDLPRPVKRFVMIMADTLMLPVALWAAFSLRLGTPVPGVLLDYGWLLLLVPAVSLPVFALFGLYRAVVRYMGLQAIIAVVQGVTLSALVFGALVMLGRLEGIPRSALLIYWLLALFMVGGSRLVVRAWFQAAIKRRGTEKPVVIYGAGTGGIGLATSLFNGRQYRPVAFVDDNPAKQGTVIAGLPVRKPAELAELIDRNRLEYILLAMPRLSRTRRREIVAQLEPLPAHILTIPSLADIVANRASPDEVREVEVEDLLGRDAVGPRRELLARCIRGKTVMVTGAGGSIGSELCRQILREQPTQLVLVERSEFALYAIERELQAQLQGEARRPAVQAVLANVTDLARMEMLMHAFRVDTVYHAAAYKHVPLVETNVLEGIDNNVFGTLHTALAAVEAGVRYFVLVSTDKAVRPTNVMGASKRLAELVLQGLARQPDIRTRFSMVRFGNVLGSSGSVVPLFREQIRNGGPITVTHPEVTRYFMTIPEAASLVLQAGSMAHGGEVFVLDMGEPVRIVDLARRMIRLSGLEERNAEHPDGDIEIHFTGLRPGEKLYEELLLGEAVTETSHPMIMRAREGHLPTDTLQSLLSELRAACRRYNTQDARKLMAQVVEGYEAAGPNCDVLGRQLNESADAVARGLFRDGEGPCPIRRAYQRGTTPISAPQSEAPLAKR, from the coding sequence ATGAATAAAGCGTTCCTCATCGATCTGCCACGCCCGGTGAAGCGGTTCGTCATGATCATGGCGGACACGCTCATGCTGCCCGTGGCCCTGTGGGCGGCCTTCAGCCTGCGCCTGGGGACCCCCGTCCCCGGTGTGCTGCTGGACTACGGGTGGCTGCTGCTGCTCGTGCCGGCGGTCAGCCTGCCGGTTTTCGCCCTGTTCGGCCTTTACCGCGCGGTGGTCCGTTACATGGGGCTGCAGGCGATCATTGCGGTGGTGCAGGGGGTGACCCTGTCCGCACTGGTCTTCGGCGCCCTGGTTATGCTGGGCCGGCTGGAGGGTATTCCCCGCTCCGCTCTGCTGATCTACTGGCTGCTGGCGCTGTTCATGGTGGGCGGGTCGCGCCTGGTGGTGCGCGCTTGGTTCCAGGCGGCGATCAAACGCCGGGGGACCGAGAAGCCGGTGGTCATCTACGGCGCGGGGACCGGGGGGATTGGCCTGGCCACCAGCCTGTTCAATGGCCGGCAGTACCGCCCGGTGGCCTTCGTGGATGACAACCCGGCAAAACAGGGCACGGTGATCGCCGGGCTGCCCGTGCGCAAACCGGCCGAGCTGGCAGAACTGATCGACCGCAACCGGCTGGAGTATATCCTGCTGGCCATGCCGCGGCTGTCGCGGACCCGCCGCCGGGAGATCGTCGCCCAGTTGGAGCCGCTGCCCGCCCACATCCTCACCATCCCCAGCCTGGCGGACATCGTGGCCAACCGGGCCAGTCCCGACGAGGTGCGGGAGGTGGAGGTGGAGGACCTGCTCGGGCGTGATGCCGTGGGCCCGCGGCGGGAGCTGCTCGCCCGCTGCATCCGCGGTAAGACGGTCATGGTCACCGGCGCCGGGGGCTCCATCGGCTCCGAGCTTTGCCGGCAGATCCTGCGCGAGCAGCCCACTCAGCTGGTGTTGGTCGAGCGCTCCGAGTTCGCCCTCTACGCCATCGAGCGCGAGCTCCAGGCTCAGTTGCAGGGGGAGGCCCGGCGCCCCGCCGTCCAGGCCGTCCTGGCCAATGTCACCGACCTGGCGCGCATGGAAATGCTGATGCACGCCTTCCGCGTCGACACGGTCTATCACGCCGCTGCCTACAAGCACGTCCCGCTGGTGGAGACCAACGTGCTGGAGGGCATCGATAACAACGTCTTCGGCACCCTGCACACGGCCCTGGCGGCGGTGGAGGCCGGGGTCCGGTACTTCGTGCTAGTGAGCACCGACAAGGCCGTCCGCCCCACCAATGTCATGGGGGCGAGCAAGCGCCTGGCCGAACTGGTGCTGCAGGGGTTGGCCCGTCAGCCCGATATCCGCACCCGCTTCTCCATGGTCCGCTTCGGTAATGTGCTCGGCTCCTCCGGCTCGGTGGTGCCGCTGTTCCGCGAGCAGATCCGCAACGGCGGCCCGATCACGGTCACCCACCCCGAGGTCACCCGCTATTTCATGACCATCCCCGAGGCCGCCTCGCTGGTCCTGCAGGCGGGATCCATGGCCCACGGCGGCGAGGTCTTCGTGCTGGACATGGGCGAGCCGGTGCGCATCGTCGACCTGGCCCGGCGCATGATCCGTCTGTCCGGTCTCGAGGAGCGAAACGCGGAACACCCCGATGGCGACATCGAGATCCATTTCACCGGCCTGCGCCCCGGCGAGAAGTTGTATGAGGAGCTGCTGCTGGGTGAGGCGGTCACCGAGACCAGCCACCCCATGATCATGCGCGCCCGCGAGGGGCACTTGCCCACCGATACCCTGCAAAGCCTGCTAAGCGAGCTGCGCGCGGCCTGCCGGCGCTACAACACCCAGGACGCCCGCAAGCTGATGGCCCAGGTGGTGGAGGGTTACGAGGCCGCCGGACCCAACTGCGACGTGCTCGGGCGGCAGCTGAACGAGTCGGCCGACGCCGTCGCCCGAGGCCTGTTCAGGGACGGCGAAGGCCCCTGCCCCATCCGCCGGGCCTACCAGCGTGGCACCACGCCAATAAGCGCCCCCCAATCAGAAGCCCCATTGGCTAAACGCTGA
- a CDS encoding nucleoside-diphosphate sugar epimerase/dehydratase yields the protein MHHYLAGLPRPVKQGLMVLADAAVVVLALWAALVLHAGVGPASFDPTLWALYALVPIVAIPLFALFGLYRAVVRWMGAHALATITKGVMASTLALTVIISVMPQWTLSLPVVLNFALLSLCAVGGLRIVVRGWFRRAANGEGDRHRQPVVIYGAGNCGIELASSLIGNTHYRPVAFVDDDPRKQGTIIQGVSVHPPQRLPALIDRERVAYVLLAMARLARPERRRIVERLEPLNVHILTIPPLSDLVTRRAGMEDVREVEVEDLLGRDAVAPRPELLRRCIAGHAVMVTGAGGSIGSELCRQILRLRPRRLVLVERSEFALYAIEKELRYQMEGQAHQPELHPVLGDVTDGERMQALMSAFAIHSVYHAAAYKHVPLVEANSLQGIHNNVFGTLRTAEAAAAAGVPHFVLISTDKAVRPTNVMGASKRMAEQVVQDLARRQGVPTVFSMVRFGNVLGSSGSVVPLFREQIRKGGPVTVTHPEVTRYFMTIPEAASLVIQAGAMARGGEVFVLDMGEPVRIDDLARRMIRLSGLTVRDEARPAGDIEIRYTGLRPGEKLYEELLLGEAVTGTDHPMICRASEARLPADGLQRLLEDLRRAAARFDCEAARQLLAGAVEGYEAPGPCNDVLGRRLAVAAAKPSPAISPWPAPCTGTDNSSNRSSAHSVSG from the coding sequence ATGCACCATTATCTTGCAGGTCTTCCGCGCCCCGTAAAGCAGGGGCTGATGGTCCTGGCCGACGCTGCTGTAGTGGTCCTGGCCCTTTGGGCCGCTCTGGTCCTTCACGCGGGGGTCGGCCCGGCCAGTTTTGATCCCACCCTGTGGGCGTTGTATGCGCTGGTGCCCATCGTGGCCATCCCCCTGTTCGCACTCTTCGGTCTTTATCGCGCCGTGGTCCGATGGATGGGTGCCCACGCCCTGGCCACCATCACCAAGGGGGTGATGGCCTCCACCCTCGCCCTGACCGTAATCATTTCGGTAATGCCGCAATGGACACTCAGCCTTCCGGTTGTCCTCAATTTCGCCCTGCTCAGCCTGTGTGCCGTTGGCGGCCTGCGCATCGTGGTGCGAGGCTGGTTCCGGCGCGCGGCCAACGGAGAGGGAGATCGCCACCGGCAGCCGGTGGTGATCTACGGGGCCGGCAACTGCGGCATCGAGCTGGCGAGCAGCCTGATCGGCAATACCCATTACCGCCCGGTGGCCTTTGTCGACGATGACCCGCGCAAGCAGGGCACCATCATCCAGGGAGTCAGCGTGCATCCTCCGCAACGCCTGCCGGCATTGATCGACCGTGAGCGGGTTGCCTACGTGCTGCTGGCCATGGCCCGACTGGCCCGGCCGGAGCGACGCCGCATCGTCGAGCGGCTGGAGCCCCTCAACGTGCACATCCTCACCATCCCGCCGCTGTCCGATCTGGTCACCCGACGCGCCGGCATGGAGGACGTGCGCGAGGTGGAGGTGGAGGACCTGCTGGGCCGGGATGCGGTGGCCCCGCGGCCGGAACTGCTGCGGCGCTGTATCGCCGGTCATGCAGTCATGGTGACCGGGGCCGGCGGCTCCATTGGCTCTGAGCTCTGCCGGCAGATCCTCCGCCTGCGGCCACGGCGACTGGTCCTGGTGGAGCGCAGTGAGTTCGCGCTCTACGCCATTGAGAAGGAGCTCCGCTACCAGATGGAGGGTCAGGCGCACCAACCGGAGCTGCACCCGGTGCTCGGGGATGTGACCGACGGCGAGCGCATGCAGGCGCTGATGAGCGCCTTCGCCATCCACAGCGTCTACCACGCCGCCGCCTACAAGCACGTACCACTGGTCGAGGCGAACAGCCTGCAGGGCATCCATAACAACGTCTTCGGCACCCTGCGCACGGCGGAGGCCGCGGCCGCCGCCGGCGTCCCCCACTTCGTGCTGATCAGTACCGACAAGGCGGTGCGCCCCACCAATGTCATGGGCGCGAGCAAGCGGATGGCGGAACAGGTGGTTCAGGACCTGGCCCGCCGGCAAGGTGTCCCCACGGTGTTCTCCATGGTCCGCTTCGGCAATGTCCTCGGCTCGTCCGGCTCAGTCGTGCCGCTGTTCCGCGAACAGATTCGCAAGGGCGGTCCGGTCACGGTCACCCATCCCGAGGTCACCCGCTACTTCATGACCATCCCCGAGGCCGCCTCCCTGGTGATCCAGGCCGGCGCCATGGCGCGGGGCGGCGAGGTGTTTGTGCTGGACATGGGCGAGCCGGTCCGGATCGACGACCTCGCCCGGCGGATGATCCGGCTGTCCGGGCTGACGGTGCGCGACGAGGCGCGCCCGGCGGGCGATATCGAGATCCGTTACACCGGCCTGCGCCCGGGCGAGAAGCTCTATGAGGAATTGCTGCTGGGCGAGGCGGTGACCGGCACCGACCACCCCATGATCTGCCGGGCCAGCGAGGCGCGGCTACCCGCGGATGGCCTGCAGCGCCTGCTGGAGGATCTGCGCCGGGCCGCAGCCCGGTTCGATTGTGAGGCCGCCCGCCAGTTGCTGGCCGGGGCGGTGGAGGGCTATGAGGCCCCCGGCCCGTGCAACGACGTGCTGGGCCGGCGATTGGCAGTGGCGGCGGCCAAGCCGTCGCCGGCGATCAGTCCTTGGCCCGCGCCTTGTACTGGTACTGATAATAGTAGTAATCGCTCGAGCGCCCACTCCGTTTCGGGTTGA
- a CDS encoding polysaccharide biosynthesis tyrosine autokinase, whose translation MSQYEHRPTSSDRDDEIEIGRLVEILLNGKWIIAGLSALGLALGGFYAYTSTPVYSGDMLLQVESKQATLPGLSEMLGGEQQVPTSAEVELLRSRMVVGSVVDQLDLAVQARPLPTDWREAVLGVSNPRRHIEVGRFEVSPALEGQTFIVRVLGEGQFALLEDDGGAELARGRVDETLVLDNPDGSSLQLFVHVLTGEPGDTFELVRQPRLRAIQNLRNGLNVSQRGESGILEVTYEHPDRQLIEEVLNTLGMVYVRQNVERRTEEAARSLEFLEEQLPQLQDRLQQAEDAFNAFRREHQAVDMDENTRVMLSQLVEVESELQALRLEESEKSLRFGREHPQMQSLRQRRQSLETLRAELEEELGELPERQQQLVRLRREVEVNTQLYTNLLNTAQELRISQAGTVGNARVVDDAAVGFNPVAPQTTLIMALSLLLGGMLGVGTVFGREMLRRGVEDPDALELEVGIPVYAVAPHSPAALQLEKKGRRQRTQVPLLAEKNSQDPLVESLRSLRTSLNFALLNNARNVLALTSTGPGEGKTTLSVNLAAVLAQSGQRVLLIDTDMRRGHLHIFLQNRRREPGLSGVLAGQATLEEAVSRIRENLDVLPAGTFPPNPSELLMQEGFGRLIEEQRQRYDLVILDTAPVMPVTDGVLAAAHAGPVFLVARAGYVTTRAVQSTIWRLEKNQIDTTGLVVNDLNPKRSGRSSDYYYYQYQYKARAKD comes from the coding sequence ATGTCCCAATACGAACACCGCCCGACGTCTTCGGACCGTGATGACGAGATCGAGATCGGCCGTCTGGTCGAGATCCTGCTGAACGGCAAATGGATCATTGCCGGTCTCAGTGCATTGGGGCTGGCCCTGGGCGGGTTCTATGCCTACACCAGCACACCGGTCTACAGCGGCGACATGCTGCTGCAGGTGGAGAGTAAGCAGGCGACGCTACCGGGGCTGTCGGAGATGCTGGGCGGCGAACAGCAGGTGCCCACCAGTGCGGAGGTGGAGCTGCTGCGATCGCGCATGGTGGTGGGTTCGGTGGTGGACCAACTGGACCTGGCCGTGCAGGCTCGGCCCTTGCCGACGGACTGGCGCGAGGCGGTGCTGGGTGTGAGCAACCCCCGGCGCCACATTGAGGTGGGCCGCTTCGAGGTCTCGCCGGCCCTGGAGGGCCAGACGTTCATCGTCCGTGTGCTGGGCGAGGGGCAGTTCGCCCTGCTTGAGGACGACGGCGGGGCGGAACTGGCGCGCGGGCGGGTGGACGAGACCCTGGTGCTGGACAACCCGGACGGCAGCTCGCTTCAGCTCTTTGTCCACGTGCTCACCGGCGAGCCGGGCGACACCTTCGAGCTGGTGCGCCAGCCGCGGCTGCGCGCCATTCAGAACCTGCGCAACGGCTTGAACGTCAGTCAGCGCGGTGAGTCGGGGATCCTGGAGGTCACTTACGAGCACCCGGACCGCCAGCTTATCGAGGAGGTCCTCAACACCCTGGGTATGGTCTACGTGCGCCAGAACGTGGAGCGTCGGACCGAGGAGGCGGCCCGCAGCCTGGAGTTCCTGGAGGAGCAGCTGCCACAGTTGCAGGACCGACTGCAGCAGGCCGAGGATGCCTTCAACGCCTTCCGCCGCGAGCACCAGGCGGTGGATATGGATGAGAACACCCGGGTGATGCTCAGCCAGTTGGTCGAGGTGGAGAGCGAACTCCAGGCCTTGCGCCTGGAGGAGAGCGAGAAGAGCCTGCGCTTTGGTCGCGAGCACCCGCAAATGCAGTCGCTGCGCCAACGGCGCCAATCGCTGGAGACCCTGCGTGCCGAGCTGGAGGAGGAGCTGGGGGAACTGCCGGAGCGCCAGCAGCAGTTGGTGCGCCTGCGCCGCGAGGTGGAGGTGAACACCCAGCTCTACACCAACCTGCTCAACACCGCCCAGGAGTTGCGGATCTCCCAGGCCGGCACGGTTGGCAATGCCCGCGTGGTGGATGACGCGGCCGTGGGCTTCAATCCAGTGGCGCCGCAGACCACCCTGATTATGGCGCTGAGCCTGCTCCTGGGCGGCATGCTGGGGGTGGGCACCGTGTTCGGCCGCGAGATGCTCCGTCGCGGGGTCGAAGACCCGGACGCCCTGGAACTGGAGGTGGGCATCCCGGTCTACGCCGTGGCGCCCCACAGCCCGGCGGCCCTGCAGCTCGAGAAGAAGGGCCGTCGACAGCGGACCCAGGTGCCGCTGCTGGCGGAGAAAAACAGCCAGGACCCGCTGGTGGAGAGCCTGCGCAGTCTGCGCACCAGCCTGAACTTCGCTCTGCTTAACAACGCCCGTAACGTCCTGGCCCTGACCAGTACCGGCCCGGGGGAGGGCAAGACCACCCTGTCCGTCAACTTGGCGGCGGTCCTGGCCCAGAGCGGCCAGCGGGTGCTGCTCATCGATACCGACATGCGCCGGGGCCATCTGCATATCTTTCTGCAGAACCGGCGGCGCGAGCCGGGCCTGTCCGGGGTGCTGGCCGGGCAGGCCACACTGGAGGAGGCGGTCTCACGCATCAGGGAGAATCTCGACGTGCTGCCCGCCGGCACCTTCCCGCCGAACCCCTCGGAGCTGCTGATGCAGGAGGGATTCGGCCGGCTGATCGAGGAGCAGCGCCAGCGCTATGACCTGGTGATCCTGGACACCGCGCCAGTGATGCCGGTCACCGACGGCGTCCTGGCGGCCGCCCACGCCGGGCCGGTGTTCCTGGTGGCCCGGGCGGGCTATGTGACCACCCGCGCGGTGCAAAGCACCATCTGGCGGCTGGAGAAGAACCAGATCGACACCACCGGGCTCGTGGTCAACGACCTCAACCCGAAACGGAGTGGGCGCTCGAGCGATTACTACTATTATCAGTACCAGTACAAGGCGCGGGCCAAGGACTGA
- a CDS encoding low molecular weight protein-tyrosine-phosphatase: protein MRLPFTRFLVVCTGNICRSPMGEAYLRDRLGAGGEFLIGSAGTGALVGYPADDHAITAMQEKGLDISAHRAQQLTLALARNYDLLLVMDDGHREWIEKNHPVLRGRLYRFGHWLDAEVVDPVGQPLEAFREARDLIERSADAWAQRLLSH, encoded by the coding sequence ATGAGGTTGCCTTTTACCCGCTTCTTGGTGGTCTGTACCGGCAATATCTGCCGCAGTCCCATGGGCGAGGCTTACCTGCGCGATCGGCTGGGCGCGGGCGGGGAGTTTCTGATCGGCTCCGCCGGCACGGGTGCCCTGGTGGGTTATCCGGCCGACGACCACGCCATCACCGCCATGCAGGAGAAGGGCCTGGATATCAGCGCGCACCGGGCGCAACAGCTCACCCTAGCGTTGGCGCGTAACTACGATTTGCTCCTGGTCATGGACGATGGCCACCGGGAGTGGATAGAAAAGAACCATCCGGTCCTTCGGGGTCGGCTCTATCGTTTCGGGCACTGGCTGGATGCCGAGGTGGTGGACCCGGTCGGCCAGCCCCTGGAGGCCTTCAGGGAGGCCCGGGACCTGATCGAGCGGTCGGCGGACGCCTGGGCGCAACGTCTGCTGTCACATTGA
- a CDS encoding polysaccharide biosynthesis/export family protein, which produces MSLAQAKVLEPQAPVRGPVRVFLALLATAALAGCTIAPGIDMDTDPDPAVWTPSGEDEADFLPEIKAINADVLVAQRQARREARAAVEHAARTELVADYEYRIGASDVINIVVWGHPELSNPLGLTQDIEQQARLVSRNGTIFYPHVGLLPVAGKTVDEIREQLAELLEPYVTDPQVDVRVVEYRSQKVYVTGEVTQPGTLTLTDEPMTLLDAINQAGGFNELADRRRAVLTRDGEQRSIDLQTLYSSGKGDLLLRDRDVVHVPDNQFNRVFVMGEITRQTALPMRENGRMTLAEAISEAEGLDLNTADTSNIFVLRGQPVFDDEGEIRGVRPEAYHLDARSGLALVLAEGFELQPRDIVYAASSGVVRFNRVISQILPTVQTVWQTQRIITD; this is translated from the coding sequence GTGTCACTGGCCCAAGCAAAAGTCCTTGAACCCCAGGCCCCGGTGCGCGGCCCGGTGCGTGTGTTCCTTGCGTTGTTGGCGACAGCGGCGCTGGCCGGATGCACCATCGCACCCGGTATCGATATGGACACCGATCCCGACCCGGCGGTGTGGACGCCCAGCGGCGAGGATGAGGCGGATTTTCTCCCCGAGATCAAGGCCATCAACGCCGACGTGCTGGTGGCACAGCGCCAAGCCCGGCGCGAGGCGAGGGCGGCGGTGGAGCACGCCGCGCGGACCGAGCTGGTGGCGGATTACGAGTACCGCATCGGTGCCTCGGATGTGATCAATATCGTGGTCTGGGGGCACCCCGAACTCAGCAACCCCCTTGGGCTCACCCAGGACATCGAGCAGCAGGCGCGGCTGGTCAGCCGTAACGGCACCATCTTCTACCCCCACGTGGGGCTGCTGCCGGTGGCCGGAAAGACGGTGGACGAGATCCGCGAGCAGTTGGCCGAACTGCTGGAGCCCTACGTCACCGACCCGCAGGTGGACGTGCGGGTGGTGGAGTACCGCAGCCAGAAGGTGTACGTCACCGGCGAGGTCACCCAGCCCGGGACGCTGACGCTCACCGACGAGCCCATGACCCTGCTGGACGCCATCAACCAGGCCGGTGGCTTTAACGAACTGGCGGACCGGCGCCGGGCGGTACTGACCCGCGACGGCGAGCAGCGCAGCATCGACCTGCAGACCCTCTACTCCAGCGGCAAGGGCGATCTGCTGCTCCGGGACCGCGATGTGGTCCACGTGCCGGACAATCAATTCAACCGGGTGTTCGTCATGGGTGAGATCACCCGGCAGACGGCCCTTCCCATGCGGGAGAATGGCCGGATGACCCTGGCCGAGGCCATTAGCGAGGCCGAAGGGCTCGACCTGAACACCGCCGACACCAGCAATATCTTCGTGCTGCGGGGCCAGCCTGTCTTTGACGACGAGGGTGAGATCCGCGGCGTGCGCCCGGAGGCCTACCATCTGGATGCGCGCTCCGGCCTGGCACTGGTGCTGGCCGAGGGCTTCGAGTTGCAACCGCGCGACATCGTCTACGCCGCCAGCTCCGGCGTGGTGCGCTTTAACCGCGTCATCAGCCAAATCCTGCCCACGGTACAGACCGTCTGGCAGACCCAACGGATCATCACTGACTAA